Proteins encoded within one genomic window of Eleutherodactylus coqui strain aEleCoq1 chromosome 1, aEleCoq1.hap1, whole genome shotgun sequence:
- the LOC136612718 gene encoding type-2 angiotensin II receptor-like — translation MDLLSSNSSTQSHRVIFQTSRVVGPTNCSHLEKGSSYHFVLIPILYMLIFITGVVGNMIILVGLTCLHKTSVANIYIVNLAIADLFFLTTLPLWAVDLAGKYKWIFGSTMCKLCGVMSTVNMYASIFLITCLSIDRYFCIVCPMESLKKRTLIKARIVALLIWISAFVMSSPSMYFRQTYYSHYSRQIICGMRYPPNSLFWPIFLDSMKYVVGFVIPFLVQGICYCMIYKIILESAKNKVKKSKSDKILKVVVSMVLAFLICWLPLHILNIFKWLARFGIITNCGTIHSLNVVIPFTLCAAFSNSCVNPVLYCFAGKRFQRQFVKALKGSINRSKRSINRAKRSINRAKSL, via the coding sequence ATGGATTTGTTATCTTCAAACTCATCAACTCAATCACATCGAGTTATATTCCAGACTTCTAGGGTTGTTGGCCCGACAAACTGCTCACATCTAGAAAAGGGTTCTTCCTATCATTTTGTTCTGATTCCCATACTGTACATGCTTATCTTCATAACAGGGGTTGTTGGAAACATGATCATCTTAGTGGGTCTGACATGTCTCCACAAAACGTCAGTGGCCAATATCTATATTGTGAACCTAGCTATCGCTGACTTGTTTTTTCTTACCACGTTACCACTCTGGGCAGTGGACCTTGCAGGAAAATACAAGTGGATCTTCGGTTCTACGATGTGCAAACTCTGTGGTGTAATGTCTACAGTGAACATGTACGCCAGCATTTTTCTGATTACTTGCCTCAGTATAGATCGTTACTTTTGTATTGTGTGCCCAATGGAGTCTCTCAAAAAGCGAACTCTTATCAAGGCAAGGATTGTAGCCCTTCTAATTTGGATTTCTGCTTTTGTGATGAGCTCCCCATCAATGTACTTCCGACAGACTTACTATTCACACTATTCTCGCCAAATTATTTGTGGTATGAGGTATCCACCAAACAGCTTATTTTGGCCAATATTTCTGGACTCAATGAAGTATGTGGTTGGGTTTGTGATACCTTTTCTTGTACAAGGAATATGTTATTGTATGATATACAAAATAATTCTGGAGTCTGCAAAGAATAAGGTGAAGAAAAGCAAAAGTGACAAAATTCTAAAGGTAGTTGTGTCTATGGTGCTTGCTTTCCTAATATGCTGGTTGCCACTTCACATCTTGAACATCTTCAAGTGGTTAGCTCGATTTGGAATCATTACCAACTGTGGGACCATTCACAGTCTCAATGTGGTAATACCATTCACTCTTTGCGCAGCCTTTTCCAATAGTTGTGTCAACCCTGTCCTTTACTGTTTTGCTGGCAAAAGATTCCAACGCCAATTCGTAAAAGCATTAAAAGGGTCAATAAATAGGTCTAAAAGGTCCATAAATAGGGCTAAAAGGTCCATAAATAGGGCTAAAAGTTTATAG